The sequence TTCGGCTTCCATCAAATAGCTCATCGGCTACAAAATCCATGCTCCAACACTCATTTTTGCAGCTTGCCAAGTTCGGCAATAGACGAGTCTTAAGACTGACCCTTCTTTTGGGAATCTTATTCCTCATTTTTGTATAATCTATAAACCCGCTTATGATTGATCTTCCATCCCTCTCTTTGCAATAGCGTATGAATACGCCTGTAGCCATATCTCACTCGTATTGAAGCAATTTCTTTAATTTTTAGCGTCAAAACAGCCTGGTCTCGCGCAACTGATTTATAGTAAAAGGAAGACCGATGAATCTTTAAAACCTTGCAAGCCTTCCTTTCGCTTAGTTTATAGTTATAGCAAATTTGCCTGACTAAAACTCGCTGACGAGCAGGCTTTAAAGCTTTTTTGAAAGAACATCCTGTAAAATCTGGCGATCTAAAGTCAGATCCGCCACCAGCCTTTTCAGACGGCTGTTTTCTTCTTCAAGCTGTTTAAGCCGTCTTACTTCTGATGGCATCAATCCACCAAATTTGCTTTTCCATTTATAAAATGTGGCTTCCGCTATTCCCATCTTGCGACAGATCTCAGAAACGGCTGTTCCCATTTCTGCTTGTTTCAAGGCAAATGCAATTTGCTCATCTGTAAACTTACTTTTTTTTCATATCAATCTCCCATTTTAAATGTCTTTATTCATAAAATTTTTCTCATTTAAAATGGTCCAGATTTTCGGGAACAGACCACAAATAGCTTAAAGATCAAAGAAATTGAGGTGCGCTCATACACAACTTTTGACAATATCTCTTTCCAGATTTGCTTTACCTGAATGCTTTCATACGCTTTTGACAAACACAAAATGCAATATTGATATGCCTTTCAATACTGAGACATTTAAAATATTTAACAATTTTCTCTTTAGAGGCCACATGTCCAATTTTTGGAGCTATTTTGCATGGTTGATTAGCTTTAGGATTCAGAGTGCTTTTGTTCTTCTTGTTTTAGCCTTTCAAGAGCTTCTTCATACGTTTCCTTGATTTTATCTTTATAGGACAATTGCTCTGGAGTATTTGTTAAATACATAATTACTCCTTCAGATGCAGCTACCGCACCAATATAAGGAGCAAAAATTTCCTTTCCATTAGAATCATAGTTAATAATTCCTAAACTAATATTACTTGGAGAGAAGGGATAATCTAACAGGTAGGGTCGTAAGGATTCATCCGAGTTAATATCTGTTAAAAATTCTTCTGCACATGCAACAATTAATCTTCTAGCTTCTTCTTGAGTTAAAGGCTCGCCATACCTGTGAAAATCAAGGATCATTAATCGCAGCCCATAAACGCCTCCAGCCCCAATAGCACTTGGCGACAAGCCATATTTTTGTCCGATTCGTTTTCCTGATTTATTTATTAAGGCATAGCAAAGTTTACCTTCTTCGAACAATCCTGAATTAAAAAGAGAACAACCAAAGATTCCCCCTAATAGAAGAATGCAAGCTAACTTCATTAAGATCTTCATGTAATTATTTAATATTTCAGGATTTAATGAATAAAACGATGACTATTACAAGCATTTGAATCGACTAACCTAGCGATTCAAATGAATAACTACCCTAATAAGCAAAGTATGTGATTTATTATTCTTAAAATGGGATTTTCTGGTGCCTTTCTAA comes from Candidatus Protochlamydia phocaeensis and encodes:
- a CDS encoding IS3 family transposase gives rise to the protein MCYNYKLSERKACKVLKIHRSSFYYKSVARDQAVLTLKIKEIASIRVRYGYRRIHTLLQREGWKINHKRVYRLYKNEE